In Microbacterium foliorum, the following proteins share a genomic window:
- a CDS encoding MaoC/PaaZ C-terminal domain-containing protein yields MPFAVGDIVAERTVHITRESLVRYAGASGDFNPIHYRDDIAAEVGLPGVLAHGMLTMGIASSVVVAALEPGTRILDYGVRFTKPVVVDPADGADLHVAATVGAVDEESTRIDLKVTFGETTVLVKAQLRVAA; encoded by the coding sequence ATGCCGTTCGCTGTCGGAGACATCGTCGCAGAGCGCACGGTGCACATCACCCGCGAGTCGCTCGTGCGCTACGCCGGAGCATCGGGCGACTTCAACCCGATCCACTACCGTGACGACATCGCCGCAGAGGTGGGCCTTCCGGGCGTCCTCGCGCACGGCATGCTCACGATGGGCATCGCCTCGTCGGTGGTCGTCGCGGCTCTCGAGCCGGGCACGCGGATCCTCGACTACGGCGTGCGATTCACCAAGCCGGTCGTGGTCGACCCCGCAGACGGAGCCGACCTTCACGTCGCCGCCACCGTCGGCGCCGTCGACGAGGAATCGACGCGCATCGACCTCAAGGTCACGTTCGGCGAGACGACGGTGCTCGTCAAGGCGCAGCTGCGCGTCGCCGCCTGA
- a CDS encoding UDP-N-acetylmuramate dehydrogenase, translating into MGDGVVHEVEPLELATLTTLRTGGAPERMLEASTSAELIDALTDVWSRGDEWFVLGGGSNLFVGDDSFEGTVIRILTRGIEELPSPHAGRIRLRVQAGHGWDDLVAYAVEHGYAGLEAMSGIPGTVGASPVQNIGAYGQEIQETLVEVELIDEATGEVSVVPASELGLGFRTSVLKHHYGSVPQRRAVILSVTVDLLVAEQRVVRGEQLRRALGLDSDAPVPLTWVRERILATRASKGMLLDENDPDTHGVGSFFQNAIVPEVVARALPPECPRWPVTPDLDTVTVIPLASYEGYVPAAKPEAPDVKVSAAWLIEQAGIRKGFKLPRSRASVSTKHALALTNRGGATAAEVSELARFIQSRVHAEFGLVLQPEPVLLGVEL; encoded by the coding sequence ATGGGTGACGGCGTGGTGCACGAGGTCGAACCGCTCGAGCTGGCGACTCTGACGACCCTCCGCACAGGCGGGGCCCCCGAGCGCATGCTCGAGGCGTCGACCTCCGCCGAACTGATCGATGCGCTCACCGACGTGTGGTCTCGCGGTGACGAGTGGTTCGTCCTCGGCGGTGGCTCCAACCTGTTCGTCGGTGACGACTCGTTCGAGGGCACCGTCATCCGCATCCTCACCCGAGGCATCGAGGAGCTACCGTCGCCGCACGCCGGACGCATCCGGCTTCGTGTGCAGGCGGGTCACGGCTGGGACGATCTCGTCGCCTACGCCGTCGAGCACGGCTATGCCGGGCTCGAGGCGATGAGCGGCATCCCCGGCACCGTCGGCGCCTCACCCGTGCAGAACATCGGTGCCTACGGTCAGGAGATCCAGGAGACTCTCGTCGAGGTCGAGCTGATCGACGAGGCGACGGGCGAGGTGTCGGTCGTTCCGGCATCCGAGCTCGGGCTCGGGTTCCGAACCTCTGTGCTCAAGCACCACTACGGCAGCGTGCCACAGCGCCGCGCCGTCATCCTGTCGGTCACGGTCGATCTTCTCGTCGCCGAGCAGCGCGTCGTCCGCGGCGAGCAGCTGCGCAGGGCGCTGGGTCTCGACTCGGACGCCCCAGTGCCGCTCACCTGGGTGCGCGAGCGGATCCTCGCCACGCGCGCGTCGAAGGGGATGCTGCTCGACGAGAACGACCCCGACACGCATGGCGTCGGCTCGTTCTTCCAGAATGCGATCGTGCCCGAGGTCGTCGCCCGCGCGCTGCCGCCCGAGTGCCCGCGCTGGCCGGTGACCCCCGACCTCGACACCGTCACGGTGATCCCGCTCGCGTCGTACGAAGGCTACGTGCCCGCCGCGAAGCCGGAGGCGCCAGACGTGAAGGTGAGCGCAGCCTGGCTGATCGAGCAGGCCGGAATCCGCAAGGGTTTCAAGCTGCCGAGGTCACGCGCATCGGTCTCGACCAAGCACGCTCTCGCCCTCACGAACCGGGGCGGCGCCACGGCGGCCGAGGTGTCTGAGCTCGCCCGCTTCATCCAGAGCCGCGTCCACGCGGAGTTCGGACTCGTGCTGCAGCCGGAGCCCGTGCTGCTCGGCGTCGAACTGTAG
- a CDS encoding glycerate kinase family protein, which translates to MSIHIPQRILIAPSGFKESLSAEAVAQAIASGVRRVIPGVQVDEFPVPDGGEGTAAALAAATGGELVPCVVTGPVGSPVQAHWARLGGHAAGTAVVEMASAAGLRLVPRDRRDPGETTTLGVGELIAAALDDGAERIVVGCGDSGTSDGGAGALEALGARILDSDGAPIPAGGRHLGEAVALDLSGLHPRIGEVEIVLACNIHNVLCGPRGVARVFGPQKGATPAQVEHLAAALDTWAGLLEEQSPFGATMDVRTGGGTGASGGLGSGLAAVLGARLAPRFEVLLDSGLLPIALDELMAVADLVITAEGAIDFQTPRGKVPAEIAMRARVAGVPVLGIAGSLGEGAPSVHDIGIDAIASIITVPMPLAQAVEQGEALLRDAAERSMRMVLLGSAMSARGA; encoded by the coding sequence ATGTCCATTCACATTCCGCAGCGCATCCTGATCGCACCGAGCGGCTTCAAAGAGAGCCTGAGCGCAGAGGCGGTGGCCCAGGCGATCGCCTCCGGTGTGCGTCGGGTCATTCCCGGCGTGCAGGTCGACGAGTTCCCGGTACCGGACGGCGGCGAGGGAACAGCCGCGGCGCTGGCCGCGGCCACCGGCGGCGAGCTCGTTCCGTGCGTGGTGACGGGGCCGGTCGGCTCCCCGGTGCAGGCTCACTGGGCACGGCTCGGCGGCCATGCGGCGGGAACGGCGGTCGTCGAGATGGCATCCGCGGCGGGGCTGCGGCTGGTGCCGCGCGACCGTCGCGACCCCGGTGAGACCACGACCCTCGGAGTCGGCGAGCTCATCGCCGCCGCCCTCGACGACGGCGCCGAGCGGATCGTGGTCGGCTGCGGAGATTCCGGCACGAGCGACGGAGGCGCGGGGGCCCTTGAGGCCCTGGGCGCGCGGATTCTCGATTCCGACGGCGCACCGATCCCGGCCGGCGGGCGGCACCTCGGTGAGGCGGTCGCGCTGGATCTCTCGGGGCTGCATCCTCGCATCGGCGAGGTCGAGATCGTCCTCGCCTGCAACATCCACAACGTGCTGTGCGGGCCGCGCGGAGTGGCCAGGGTCTTCGGGCCGCAGAAGGGCGCGACCCCCGCACAGGTCGAGCACCTCGCGGCGGCGCTCGACACCTGGGCGGGACTGCTCGAGGAGCAGAGCCCGTTCGGCGCCACGATGGACGTCCGCACAGGCGGAGGCACCGGCGCGTCCGGCGGTCTGGGCTCTGGGCTCGCGGCTGTGCTCGGAGCTCGTCTCGCACCGCGCTTCGAGGTGCTGCTCGACAGCGGCCTGCTGCCGATCGCGCTCGACGAGCTGATGGCGGTCGCCGATCTGGTCATCACGGCAGAGGGCGCCATCGACTTTCAGACGCCGCGGGGAAAGGTGCCGGCGGAGATCGCGATGCGGGCGCGCGTCGCGGGAGTGCCCGTGCTCGGGATCGCCGGTTCTCTGGGGGAGGGAGCGCCCTCCGTGCACGACATCGGGATCGATGCGATCGCGTCGATCATCACTGTGCCCATGCCGCTGGCACAGGCTGTGGAACAGGGTGAGGCGCTGCTGCGCGATGCGGCCGAGCGGAGCATGCGGATGGTGCTCCTGGGTTCCGCGATGTCCGCGAGAGGTGCCTGA
- a CDS encoding FAS1-like dehydratase domain-containing protein, which produces MAVNQDLLGREFPPTSPYLVGREKVREFARAVFADAPQHTDVEAARAAGFADVVAPPTFAMVIQDLTLQQLLAEPDSGIVLARTIHAEQKFTYSRPIVAGDELTGKLRVTAIRMMGGNAMITSAAEITDAAGEHVVTATSVLLVGAEEGAE; this is translated from the coding sequence GTGGCAGTGAACCAAGATCTTCTCGGCCGGGAGTTCCCGCCGACGTCCCCCTACCTCGTCGGTCGCGAGAAGGTGCGCGAGTTCGCGCGCGCCGTCTTCGCGGACGCCCCGCAGCACACCGACGTCGAGGCCGCGCGTGCGGCCGGTTTCGCCGACGTCGTGGCGCCGCCGACCTTCGCGATGGTCATCCAAGACCTCACGCTGCAGCAGTTGCTCGCCGAGCCCGACTCGGGCATCGTGCTGGCGCGCACCATCCACGCCGAGCAGAAGTTCACCTACTCCCGACCGATCGTCGCGGGCGACGAGCTCACCGGAAAGCTGCGTGTGACCGCCATCCGCATGATGGGCGGCAACGCCATGATCACCAGCGCAGCCGAGATCACGGATGCCGCCGGCGAGCACGTCGTCACCGCCACGAGCGTGCTGCTCGTCGGCGCCGAAGAAGGAGCAGAGTGA
- a CDS encoding SLC13 family permease, translating to MNASTDRILPTAERARFATVPPHRADALPSARRSASPSSAGRATRTPTSAGRRLVLRLGVVAGIVVAGVAMAIASTAPASSGGPTLPIAVTITVFLLAVWAWAATPLDDTLVAFLAAVALIVTGILPASTFFASLGDETIWLLIGAFVIAAGVSSSGLALRGAAHLLRLARGPRSLFHLTTVALTLTAFAVPATSGRAALAVPVFTAVSDVLPGRERVVRALALLMPTVVLLSAVGSLLGAGAHIITDQLLRAAGEPGFTFLGWLWLGLPLAIVSSHLACEIILWRFTRRTDRATPLRLSPFDLARTASTGVTGPFSALERRAAVLLGAVVTLWATEPLHLLSPALVALLGAVAAVTPGIGCTTFPAAVKRVPWSLLLFLAATLALASALTGTGAATWLSTTALAPMSSLGSASAVVFVLVVIAVSTAAHLLIPSRSARSAAIIPVVISVAPALGVDPMAAAFASTAAAGFCHTLPSSAKPVAMFADPEVVSHSVTPQDLRRLSVFLAPAMFVLVSVFALWIWPSMGLPLLR from the coding sequence CCCCGCATCGGGCTGACGCGCTTCCGTCCGCGCGACGGAGCGCATCCCCTTCCTCCGCCGGACGCGCGACCCGCACCCCGACGTCAGCCGGCCGCCGGCTCGTTCTGCGCCTCGGGGTCGTCGCCGGGATCGTCGTCGCCGGCGTCGCGATGGCGATCGCATCGACTGCACCCGCGTCCTCCGGCGGCCCGACGCTGCCGATCGCGGTGACCATCACGGTCTTCCTGCTCGCCGTCTGGGCGTGGGCGGCCACACCTCTCGACGACACCCTCGTCGCGTTCCTCGCCGCGGTCGCGCTCATCGTCACCGGCATCCTCCCGGCGAGCACGTTCTTCGCGTCGCTCGGAGACGAGACGATCTGGCTGCTGATCGGGGCGTTCGTCATCGCCGCGGGCGTGTCGTCGTCTGGACTCGCCCTGCGCGGCGCCGCGCACCTGCTCCGCCTCGCCCGCGGGCCGCGCAGTCTCTTCCACCTGACGACCGTGGCGCTCACACTCACCGCCTTCGCCGTGCCTGCGACCTCGGGACGCGCTGCGCTCGCCGTTCCGGTGTTCACCGCGGTGTCCGACGTCCTGCCCGGCCGCGAACGCGTCGTCAGGGCGCTCGCGCTGCTGATGCCGACGGTCGTGCTGCTGTCTGCCGTCGGTTCCCTGCTCGGTGCCGGTGCGCACATCATCACCGACCAGCTGCTCCGCGCCGCCGGCGAGCCGGGGTTCACGTTCCTCGGGTGGCTGTGGCTCGGCCTCCCTCTCGCGATCGTGTCGTCGCACCTCGCGTGCGAGATCATCCTGTGGCGCTTCACCCGCCGCACCGACCGGGCCACGCCGTTGCGTCTGAGCCCCTTTGATCTGGCTCGCACCGCCTCGACCGGTGTGACGGGGCCGTTCAGCGCGCTCGAGCGTCGGGCGGCAGTACTGCTCGGAGCTGTCGTCACCCTCTGGGCGACCGAGCCTCTGCACCTGCTCTCCCCGGCCCTCGTCGCGCTGCTCGGAGCCGTGGCTGCCGTCACTCCGGGGATCGGCTGCACGACCTTCCCGGCCGCGGTCAAGCGCGTGCCGTGGTCGCTGCTGCTCTTCCTCGCGGCGACCCTCGCGCTGGCGTCCGCGCTCACCGGCACCGGCGCCGCGACCTGGCTGAGCACCACCGCACTCGCCCCGATGAGCAGCCTCGGCTCCGCGAGCGCCGTTGTGTTCGTGCTCGTCGTGATCGCGGTGTCGACCGCCGCGCACCTGCTGATCCCGTCGCGGTCGGCGAGGTCGGCCGCGATCATCCCGGTCGTGATCTCCGTGGCGCCCGCGCTGGGCGTCGATCCCATGGCGGCGGCATTCGCGTCGACTGCCGCCGCGGGCTTCTGCCACACTCTCCCCAGCTCCGCCAAGCCTGTCGCGATGTTCGCCGATCCGGAAGTCGTCTCGCACAGCGTCACTCCGCAAGATCTGCGGCGGCTCTCGGTGTTCCTCGCACCGGCGATGTTCGTGCTCGTCTCCGTCTTCGCGCTCTGGATCTGGCCGTCGATGGGTCTGCCGCTGCTGCGCTGA